Part of the Dehalococcoidales bacterium genome is shown below.
GACGGTATTTATCGCCGGGGGCGGGGAGGGCGCCACCTTAAGGGAGATATTATCCCACAATACGGTGAGTAAAGCGGTGATGGTTGACATCGATGCCGGGGTAATCGATATCTGCCGGCAGTTCCTGCCTGAATACAGCCGTGGCGCCGTTGCCGACACACGTACCGAGCTATACCATGTTGACGCCCGGGACTACCTGGAGAAATGCGGCGAGAGCTTTGACATCATTATCATCGACCTGACCGAACCTGTTGAAGAAGGGCCCGCTTACCTGCTCTACACCCGGGAATTCTACCGGATGGTACGGGAACGGCTTACGGCTAACGGTATGATCAGTGTCCAGGCCGGTTCCGCCAGCCTGAACGAACTATTATGTTTCTCATCGGTCTACCAGACACTGAAGAGTGTTTTCCCCTCCGTCCTCCCCTACCAGACGCATGTCCCCTCTTTTGGCGGTCCCTGGGGGTTCTGCCTGGCAGGAACGAATACCCCCATTCTATCACCGGAAGAGATTGATAACCGGATTGCCATCCGCTCCCTGAAACACCTGGAATTCTACGACGGACAGACCCACCGGGGGATGTTCGCCCTGCCCAAATACCTCAGAGAAGAGCTAGAGGAACAAACGAGGTTAATCACCGACAGCCAGCCGCTGTATATTTACAACAGCTGAGTTTCGAAAGTCCCACCCTGCCATTATTCCCCCACCGAACTATTGCTTACTTTCATAATCAAGTAGTGTTATGCACGCCGTTCGTGGTGAGCCCTTCGGCTTGGCTCAGGACAGGCTTGTCGAACCACCGGCACACCCTTCGACAGGCTCCTTCGATATAGCTCAGGACAGGTCAGGGCGAACGGAATCATTTGTATATTATTTATGCAAGTAGGTACTCACCCGCATAGAAAATATTTATCAATCGTGATGGAAGTGGTAGAATAGGGGTATGGAAATTAACCTCAAAGAAACAGCGTTCCAAAGGGCAAAAAAAGACACTATCGAAGCCCAAAAGACGGCTAAGTTTATGTGGGG
Proteins encoded:
- a CDS encoding fused MFS/spermidine synthase, giving the protein TVFIAGGGEGATLREILSHNTVSKAVMVDIDAGVIDICRQFLPEYSRGAVADTRTELYHVDARDYLEKCGESFDIIIIDLTEPVEEGPAYLLYTREFYRMVRERLTANGMISVQAGSASLNELLCFSSVYQTLKSVFPSVLPYQTHVPSFGGPWGFCLAGTNTPILSPEEIDNRIAIRSLKHLEFYDGQTHRGMFALPKYLREELEEQTRLITDSQPLYIYNS